TCGGTAATTGAAATATCGCTGTTGGAAATTTCCCTTGAAGATGACAATCTCGGACCTCGATTGTTGTCAAGGAAGAAAAATTGGCCAAGAAACTCGGTACCGAAGAACTTATGTTCACCTTTGAGAGATATAGGTTTTCGAGTCTAGTCAAGTTTTGCAATAAACTAGGAGTTTGAAGCTTTAGTGAATTGAATGACAAAGCCAACAAAGAAAGTTGGTTCAATTGTGAGATTTCATTAGGGATTTCGCCACCGAATCCCGAACCAGAAAGATCGAGGCTTTTTAACTGCTTTAGACGAGCAATTTCAGACGGGATTTGAGATCCAACAAAATCGTTTCCCGAGAGGTCGAGTGTAAGAAGATGAACAAGTTTGAAGAGACTATTGTTGGATGTGATAGGGCCACGAATTGAGCTTTCGCCCAAGTGAAGCTCGATCACATGACTCGTATTGCTGCTACACACCACACCATCCCACAAACAACAATCAGAACTGTTATTTAACTTATTGCTAATTGTGGTATTTAATCTCCAAGAATCTAACTTATGAATTGAACTAAAAGATGTGGTTGTGTAATTTTGATTAAGAATGGTTTGCTTAAATTCAAACAAAGCTAAACACTCTTCATCATGGGTTATTGATGATGCAGGGGATGTAATTATGACTAATAAGAAGTATGCAAAAGAGATAGTTGCCATCAAATAGAAAGCCATgaattaatgagatgtaattgaaTTTGATTGTATTTGCAGATGTTCAACGTACTAAGTGGTATGTAAATGGTCAAATATGTACCAAACAGATGATGTAGAAAATGAGATGAACATGGCGGTGTGCTATTGAAAGACTAATTGCCCCTTTTGATAAATTGTGGCCTCTTATTTATTTGACTCACCAAAATTTTGGAGATAAGAAAAAAATATTGGAACGTAACTggaaaatatatatttgttatttatcgttttttattttattttacagctCCATTTTCACAATATTTATTAAAGAAGGAAATTATTACTCCTATATCATAAGTCAGGTATTGGACTTTTCGGTGTTCGATTGTTATGAGTTTCAACTGTCCTTCGTTTGATTTTCTACTTTTCGCGCGGATGGAAGTCATCTtttggtggtgatgatggttgaTTAGGGAATTAGTTAGGTGTGTTTCAATAGTTTGTTTGCTCATTTATTGTTTATCGAACGTTTCAATGTTTTGTTGGTCTAAAATGGTTGGTTTCGTGGGTATCGATGCAAATGATTTCGATGTTTATTGGTTGTAATAAATGTACATTTTAATGTTTTGTTGGTCTAAAATGGTTGGTTTTGTGTGTATCGATGCAAATGATTTCGATGTTTATTGGTTGTAATAAATGTACATTTTGTACCCTTATAAAGTTGTTACTTGTGACATTGTTTGGGGAGGTGTTTTGTAATTTATTTGATGATGTCGTTTGAAAAACATGATTTGGGTGAAACGACCGAAAGTGTGACATTGTTTGGGGAGGTGTTTTGTAATTTCTTTGATGATGTCGTTTGAAAAACATGATCTGGGTGAAACGACCGAAAGTGTCGTGTGTTTTAGGGTAATAAGGGTAATAAGGGTAATAGAACATTGGTGTAAGAAGATcgtaaatttttttttatcaaacgcaTGTCTAATTCAATTGTAACAGATATactattttaattttagttttaatttttgtTTTAACAGATATACTATTTTTGTAAGTTTTAATTTCGGTATTTTTATACTATTTTAATTTTAGTTTGTGTGTTCTCTAACCACGTATACACACACGGTGTCCATGTTGGTCGTTGCGTGGTGCATATTGTCGAGCATTTATCTGAGATATTTGATTTTAATTGTACCACGCACCAAGACTCACGAAACAAGCACGGGGTGCGTTGATCTAGTTAAAAGGCGCACATGCCTCTTTTTGAACGCACAACGCAACAAAAACACACAAACACACACCAAAAGTGCGATTTACCAAATTTCTCGCGATTCTTCAATTTTTTATGCTCGTTCCTTACTGGATTTCGTAATACCTTCAATCTAGAAGCCTGTTTACAAATTACACTACGCACAAACACACCAAAAACTTCGGTTCGCCTTTTTTGGAAGAGATCCGTCAACTCGACCTTTAAAAAGTTGCTGATAAAAAAATTGGACATTGTCGCATCTTCCACAATGTCAAACAATCTGGTAAATCAAGATTCCCTTCGTTTGATTCGCTAATTCTTAAATACATC
The window above is part of the Rutidosis leptorrhynchoides isolate AG116_Rl617_1_P2 chromosome 1, CSIRO_AGI_Rlap_v1, whole genome shotgun sequence genome. Proteins encoded here:
- the LOC139842208 gene encoding receptor-like protein 6, giving the protein MAFYLMATISFAYFLLVIITSPASSITHDEECLALFEFKQTILNQNYTTTSFSSIHKLDSWRLNTTISNKLNNSSDCCLWDGVVCSSNTSHVIELHLGESSIRGPITSNNSLFKLVHLLTLDLSGNDFVGSQIPSEIARLKQLKSLDLSGSGFGGEIPNEISQLNQLSLLALSFNSLKLQTPSLLQNLTRLENLYLSKVNISSSVPSFLANFSSLTTIEVRDCHLQGKFPTAIFQLPKLKILDLSLNPDLTGSLPEFRNNTLIEYLDLNTIGFSGKIPESIINLKHLEFLNLAESFFSWSVPGSLSNLTTLTIFS